The Sporosarcina sp. Te-1 DNA window TTGATTTCATTTGCCGATTGAATCGGTTTTTTCGGTTGAGATGGCTTCATACCGTAGATGAAATCATTGCCCTGCTTCATTTTGTAGCTTTGAGTCGGGTGGGATGGATCTTGTCCCGTTTTGAAACATTCAACGGTAATGTTGTATTCATCCTGCATGAAACGCAATTGACGATCCAGAATATCAAGTAGTTCCGGATCCTTTACATGGGGACGCAGCATGATCGCTTGGTTCATTGCTCCGACTGCAGCATTCAGCACTTCGTGGACATCAAATACTTCGTGTCCGCCATGGTTCATTTTTGGCGGCACCTGGCCTGTATGCATATTTTGATGTGTTTGCCCAAATGGATTTTGTGTCAAAGGTTTTCCTCCTCCTTATTGTTATGCAATCAGGAGTAGTATGGTATCCAACAAGGGAGTTATGCATTGGAAATGAGAAGTTCGCGTGGTTCATGTCATATTCATCCGCCCGGAAAAATATAGTGAAGAAGATGTTCATACGTGAGAGGAAAGGCGGATGATGGATGTGCAAATCCACGTGGTGCAGAGAGGACAAAGTTTATATGGAATTGGTCAAGCCTATGGAGTGCCTTATGAAACGATAGCAGCTGCCAATGAATTAACGGATCCTTCCAGGATTACAGTAGGGCAAGCTCTGGTTATTCCGATTGTCG harbors:
- a CDS encoding spore coat protein; translated protein: MTQNPFGQTHQNMHTGQVPPKMNHGGHEVFDVHEVLNAAVGAMNQAIMLRPHVKDPELLDILDRQLRFMQDEYNITVECFKTGQDPSHPTQSYKMKQGNDFIYGMKPSQPKKPIQSANEINDEIVSGFLLSSAKTSATHKAMAALETTNPVVRRVLADSVPNCIEMAYELSIYQNKHHYYQVPQLAQQDMQAILNAYAPAQGQTGMQNNQNLQ